The DNA sequence AGGGTGTATGCAAGCGCGTGGGTATCCATCCAGGCCATCATGAGGACTTCACGGGTATCCGTGGCCTGAACGATGGCCGGGATGAGCCCGGCGTCGTTGAACTTGAGGCGGTTGGCAATGGCCGGATCAAGCTCAAACTCCGCCGGATTGTCACTCACCTGTGCCGCAGGCCCGGTCACCTGCGGACCTCGAATCCTGCGCCCTCGATGGCATCCTTGACCTCAACGATGGACACCTCACCGAAGTGGAAGATGGTGGCGGCGAGGACGGCATTGGCGCCAGCCTCGACCGCGGGCGGGAAGTGCTCAGCAGTGCCTGCTCCTCCGGAGGCGATCACCGGGATGGAGACGGCGGCGCGGACCTTCTCCAGCAGCTCGATATCAAAACCATTCTTGGTACCGTCACCATCCATGGAGTTCAGCAGGATCTCCCCCACACCGAGCTCCTCACCGCGTCGGGCCCAGTCGATGGCATCCAGGCCTGCTGACCTGGTGCCACCGTGGGTGGTCACCTCGAAACCAGACGGTTGCGGCGCACCGCCTTCCGGCACGCGACGGGCATCCACCGACAACACGATGCACTGGGCGCCGAAACGCTGGGACAGCTCAGAGAGCAACTCGGGACGCGCGATGGCGGAGGTGTTCACGCTGACCTTGTCAGCACCGGCGCGCAGCAACTGGTCCACGTCCTCGACACTGCGTACACCGCCACCCACAGTCAGGGGGATGAAGATCTGCTCGGCGGTGCGACGCACCACCTCCAGCATGGTGCCGCGTCCGTCCTTGGAGGCGGAGACATCGAGGAAGGTCAGTTCGTCAGCGCCCTCCTCCCCATAACGTCGGGCCAGTTCAACCGGATCACCGGCATCGCGGAGGTTCTCAAAGTTGACCCCCTTGACCACTCGTCCGTTGTCAACATCCAGGCAAGGGATAACCCTGATTGCCACACCCATGTTTCTCGCTCTTTTCTGAGGTTTCTTCATTATTGTCCGTGCTGTTCGCGGACTTTAGTTATCGTACCCATCAGTACTTCATGGGCCTTCTTTGTTCCCGCGATAACGCCGTTACCGGGAACCCAGTCATTGCCCTCTGTATTGGTCACCACTCCCCCGGCGGCACGCACGAGCATGACCCCGGCGGCGTTATCCCACACATGCGGGCTGAAGGAAACGCAGGTGCCGAACACCCCCTCGGCGGTGAATGCCAGGTCCACCCCGATGGAACCGGTGATCCGGGGACGCAGATAGGACTCCGCCAGCTCAGAAAGCAGATCCCGACGCATATCCATGGGGAACTCCGTGTTCTTTGGCGTGGCCATGGAACTGAAACCCACATGGGCCACCAGGTGGGATTTCTCCTCCAACGGTGGCACGGGTGCGCCGTTGATCATCAGCGGTGATCCGTCATAGGCGGTCAACCGCTTACCCAGCATGGGCATGGAGGTGATACCCAGGATCGGTTGATCATCCTCCAGCAGTGACAGCAGAATTGAGGACATCGGATTATTGGCGGAAAAGTTGGCGGTGCCGTCAATCGGATCGATCACCCACCGGGTGCCGGAATTCGCGCCACCACTTTCTTCCCCGATCACAGGGATTCCGGTGAGCGTTCCCAACATCGCCCGCAGGTGGGATTCGATGGCATAGTCCACCTCGGTGGCGAAGTCACCGGCTGATTTCATCGATGACGGTGCGGCACCGAAGCCATTGACGAACATGGCTTCGGCATCATCCATCACCGCCTCGGCGATGGCGAGCAGCTCACGGGCATCCATGGGAACTACCCTAGCTTTTCGACGGCTTCCAGCGCTTCCGTCAGCGTGAACCTGTGCTCGTAGAGCGCCTTGCCGATGATGACAGAATCAATACCCTCATCCTGGTAACGGGCCAGTTCCAGCACGTCCTCCAGCGTGGAAATCCCGCCGGAAGCAACAATCGGGGCATCGGTGGCAGCGGCGACCTCCCGCAGCAGATCCACATTCGGCCCGGTCAGGGTACCGTCCTTGGACACGTCAGTGACCACGAAACGTGCACACCCCTGGGAATCCAGACGCTCCAGAACCTCCCAGAGATCACCACCGTCAGAGACCCATCCATTGCCCTTGGTGCGCCACTGACCGTCCTCGAGACGGACGGCGATATCCACGGCCACCTTGTCGCCATAACGCTGGATCACATCGGCGATCCATGCCGGATTCTCCAGGGCTGCGGTGCCGATATTCACGCGGGTCGCACCGGTGGACAGGGCCCGCTCGAGGGAGGCATCATCACGGATTCCACCGGTCAGCTCCACCTTGATATCCAGCTTGCCGGTGATCTCAGCCATCAGTTCATGGTTGGAACCACGGTTGAAGGCGGCGTCCAGGTCAACGAAGTGCAGCCACTCCGCCCCCTGTTCCTGCCATTTGAGAGCGGATTCCAGTGGGGTGCCGTAGGACTTCTCAGTTCCGGCCTCACCCTGGTCGAGTCGGACAGCCTGGCCGTTGACCACATCAACAGCGGGAAGAATATTAAAGGTCATGAACATTGATCCTAACTATTAAAGGTGCTTGATCCAGTTGCTGAGCAACTGGGCGCCAGCGTCGCCGGACTTCTCGGGGTGGAACTGGGTGGCCCAGAGGGCACCGTTTTCCACAGCGGCCACGAACCGGTCATCCTCGTGTTTAGCCCAGGTCACCAGTGGAGGGGTGGTCAGATCATCGGTGGCCAGAGTCCAATCGCGAACTCCATAGGTGTGGACGAAGTAAAAACGCTCATCGTCATCCAGGCCAGCGAACATATCACTGCCGGTCTGCATCTCCACGGTGTTCCAGCCCATGTGCGGCAGGATATCAGCCTGGAGGCGTTCAACCTTGCCTGACCATTCGCCACAGCCTTCAGTCCGGATACCGTGTTCGATCCCCTCATCGAAGAGGATCTGCATGCCTACGCAAATGCCCATGACCGGACGTCCACCTGCCAGGCGTGTGCCGATGATGCGCTGGCCAAACACCTGCTTGAGCCCGTTCATGCAGGCTGCGTAGGCACCCACACCGGGAACGAGCAGCCCATCGGCATTGGTACAGATCTCGGGGTCACTGGTCACGATGACCTCCGCGCCGACGCGTTCGAGAGCGCGGTGGGCGGAACGGAGATTACCTGATCCATAGTCGAGTAAAGCGACGGTTTTGGTCATGCGATCAGTTTAGGGCACCGTGCTTCGGTGACCATCACCGCAGTCTATTTTTCGTCGGTATCTTTCCAACCCGGTTTTTCGGTGGGACGGGTCAGTAGTTCGTCGACAAGCACCGGCTTGGCCGCCACCCGGTGGCGCACCGACCTGACCGTCCGCACCGCACGCCTGGCCACGGGGATCTGACGCAACCTGGCGCGGGTGTTGTCATATTCGGTGAGCCGGTGCCTGCCCACGACCCGGTCGGCTACCGTCAGGAGGATTCCCACCAGGATCACACCCGCCCCGGCGGCGAAGGCACCGTGATAGGCCAAACTCGCCGCGATGATCCCCAGCAGGAAACTACCCAGCCCGGTGCCGGCGTCATAGGAGATATTCCACACCGCTGACGCCTCGGACACCCGTGAGCGCGGCAGGCGGAAGAACATGGACAGCAGGGCCTCATTCTGCACCATTCCGAAGCCACCGCCGAACATGATGGCGCCGATCATCAGCAGCCACACGGACCAACCCTGGTAGATGGTGACCGCGATGAGCACCACACCAATGAGCGCGAATAACTGCGCCGGGATCATGGTGACCCCAGGGATTCCCCGGCGATCCGCGATCGCACCCGCCAGGTAACGGAACACCATTGCGGAACCACCGGTGACCGACAGGATCAGACCACCGATGACAGCACCCAGGACCGGATCAAGCTGGATCACCGCCGCGGGGAGGAACGAGGAGACCGCGCCGAAGGTCATGGACAACGAGGTGACGGCGAGCGCCGGGATGAGCACGAGCTTCCAGGCCGCGACCCGGGGCGTCTTCTTCTCCTCGGGGTAGTCATACCTGCTGGGTTCCTGTTTCGGCGCCGCCTTCAAGTTCGGGATGCGCAGGCACATCAGGGCGGCCACGAGGGCGATCACAGCGCCGAGGACGTAGACGATGTCATAGCTCCATCGGTTACCGATGGCCAGGCCGATCGGGAGGAAGACCATCTGGGACAACCCGATGAACACGCCCAGCATGCCGGAGGCCTTGCCCAGGAACCTGACCGGGACAAGTTCTGCCACCAGTGCTGATTCGGCCACGGTGAGAGCCCCGAAACCGATGCCGCGCAGCGCGGAAACGAGCAACACCGGCAGTGGTTCCATGCCGATCATGTACCCGATGGCCGGTACTCCGAGCATTATCGCGGAGAACACCATCACCGGGTTATAGCCGATCTTCCGGAGCGCCGCGGGAGTGAAAATCTGGGTGAGCACGGTGGCGGCCATGAAAATACCGGTGGTGGCACCAGCGAGGGTGCTCGATCCACCTGACTCAAGAACAGCCAGGGGAACCACCGGCAAAAGGAGTGACCAGCTACCGAACGCAGCTGCGACCGCCACGAGGACAGCCACGAAACCAGGACTTTTCCACATGCTGGATAATTGTTCGATCTCAGCGCGGGTTAAAGCCCTGTTCTCCAAATTAAGTCATCTCTCCGATCATCCACAGAATGCCACCGACAGCGGCGATGGCACCGATTCCACCGGCCACGATCATGCCCAGTTTGTTCTCTGCCTTATAGGCGGACCACGCACCACCGATGAACAGACCGGCGATGATGAACAACCCGTAGATCATCCACCGGTTGCCGGCATCCGCGTTCGTGGTGGCAGTCGCAAGGACAATATCAGAAACATGCAATGGGCTCACCTTTTACAGCGCACCCTTCGTGGACGGGATTCCGGTCTGGCGGGGATCCATCTCCACGGCGGCACGCAGGGCCCTGGCCACGGCCTTGTACTCAGCCTCGGTGATGTGGTGGGGGTCGCGTCCATGGTGGCAGATCACATGGAGGGTGATGCGGGAATTCAGTGCCAGGGTTTCGAAGAAATGCTCATTGATCACGGTGGCGTA is a window from the Corynebacterium faecale genome containing:
- the priA gene encoding bifunctional 1-(5-phosphoribosyl)-5-((5-phosphoribosylamino)methylideneamino)imidazole-4-carboxamide isomerase/phosphoribosylanthranilate isomerase PriA, which produces MTFNILPAVDVVNGQAVRLDQGEAGTEKSYGTPLESALKWQEQGAEWLHFVDLDAAFNRGSNHELMAEITGKLDIKVELTGGIRDDASLERALSTGATRVNIGTAALENPAWIADVIQRYGDKVAVDIAVRLEDGQWRTKGNGWVSDGGDLWEVLERLDSQGCARFVVTDVSKDGTLTGPNVDLLREVAAATDAPIVASGGISTLEDVLELARYQDEGIDSVIIGKALYEHRFTLTEALEAVEKLG
- the hisF gene encoding imidazole glycerol phosphate synthase subunit HisF → MGVAIRVIPCLDVDNGRVVKGVNFENLRDAGDPVELARRYGEEGADELTFLDVSASKDGRGTMLEVVRRTAEQIFIPLTVGGGVRSVEDVDQLLRAGADKVSVNTSAIARPELLSELSQRFGAQCIVLSVDARRVPEGGAPQPSGFEVTTHGGTRSAGLDAIDWARRGEELGVGEILLNSMDGDGTKNGFDIELLEKVRAAVSIPVIASGGAGTAEHFPPAVEAGANAVLAATIFHFGEVSIVEVKDAIEGAGFEVRR
- the hisH gene encoding imidazole glycerol phosphate synthase subunit HisH, giving the protein MTKTVALLDYGSGNLRSAHRALERVGAEVIVTSDPEICTNADGLLVPGVGAYAACMNGLKQVFGQRIIGTRLAGGRPVMGICVGMQILFDEGIEHGIRTEGCGEWSGKVERLQADILPHMGWNTVEMQTGSDMFAGLDDDERFYFVHTYGVRDWTLATDDLTTPPLVTWAKHEDDRFVAAVENGALWATQFHPEKSGDAGAQLLSNWIKHL
- a CDS encoding MFS transporter encodes the protein MWKSPGFVAVLVAVAAAFGSWSLLLPVVPLAVLESGGSSTLAGATTGIFMAATVLTQIFTPAALRKIGYNPVMVFSAIMLGVPAIGYMIGMEPLPVLLVSALRGIGFGALTVAESALVAELVPVRFLGKASGMLGVFIGLSQMVFLPIGLAIGNRWSYDIVYVLGAVIALVAALMCLRIPNLKAAPKQEPSRYDYPEEKKTPRVAAWKLVLIPALAVTSLSMTFGAVSSFLPAAVIQLDPVLGAVIGGLILSVTGGSAMVFRYLAGAIADRRGIPGVTMIPAQLFALIGVVLIAVTIYQGWSVWLLMIGAIMFGGGFGMVQNEALLSMFFRLPRSRVSEASAVWNISYDAGTGLGSFLLGIIAASLAYHGAFAAGAGVILVGILLTVADRVVGRHRLTEYDNTRARLRQIPVARRAVRTVRSVRHRVAAKPVLVDELLTRPTEKPGWKDTDEK
- a CDS encoding inositol monophosphatase family protein, which codes for MDARELLAIAEAVMDDAEAMFVNGFGAAPSSMKSAGDFATEVDYAIESHLRAMLGTLTGIPVIGEESGGANSGTRWVIDPIDGTANFSANNPMSSILLSLLEDDQPILGITSMPMLGKRLTAYDGSPLMINGAPVPPLEEKSHLVAHVGFSSMATPKNTEFPMDMRRDLLSELAESYLRPRITGSIGVDLAFTAEGVFGTCVSFSPHVWDNAAGVMLVRAAGGVVTNTEGNDWVPGNGVIAGTKKAHEVLMGTITKVREQHGQ